A single genomic interval of Streptococcus suis harbors:
- the lepB gene encoding signal peptidase I has protein sequence MGAIQKTKRSPLVAFLAEWGIFLLFMAAFFASRYFIWNPVSVDGHSMDPTLQHQEKLIMLKTTSIDRFDIVVASETDSDGKEKLIVKRVIGMPGDTIRYENDVLYVNDQKVDEPYLDEYLAAFQKDKLQEVYSYNKQFQAVAQSAEAFTQDANGYVDFTVTVPEGQYYLMGDDRLVSLDSRSVGTFSRENLKGEVVFRMWPLNRIGTVD, from the coding sequence ATGGGAGCAATCCAAAAAACAAAACGCTCACCACTAGTCGCCTTCTTAGCTGAATGGGGCATCTTTTTACTATTTATGGCAGCTTTTTTTGCCAGTCGATACTTTATCTGGAATCCTGTCTCTGTCGATGGCCATTCCATGGACCCAACGCTTCAACACCAAGAAAAACTCATCATGCTAAAAACAACCTCTATCGACCGCTTTGATATTGTTGTAGCCAGTGAGACAGACAGCGACGGCAAGGAAAAACTGATTGTCAAACGTGTGATTGGTATGCCAGGTGACACCATTCGCTACGAAAACGATGTCCTCTATGTTAACGACCAAAAAGTGGACGAGCCTTACTTAGATGAATATCTCGCTGCATTCCAGAAAGATAAACTTCAAGAAGTCTATTCTTACAACAAACAATTCCAAGCTGTGGCACAATCTGCTGAAGCTTTCACACAAGATGCCAATGGTTACGTAGACTTTACCGTGACAGTCCCAGAAGGACAATACTACCTGATGGGAGATGACCGCCTTGTCTCACTAGATAGTCGTAGTGTAGGAACATTTTCCCGTGAAAACCTCAAAGGAGAAGTTGTCTTTCGCATGTGGCCTCTCAACCGTATTGGGACTGTTGATTAA
- the rnhC gene encoding ribonuclease HIII, with product MNTVVLKVSAQQKQAMMAHYDRYRQTSKNPYIEAFFKLTGASLSIYTSGKVVFQGEMAEQEAGLWGYEPESSGQTTIPGQNLPMIGTDEVGNGSYFGGLAVVASFVRPEDHAFLKSLGVDDSKKMTDQKICQIAPLLKEKIPHQALLLSPKKYNEVIEQGYNAVSVKVALHNQAIFLLLQKGVQPEKIVIDAFTSSQNYQKYLKKEANQFANPVTLEEKAEGRYLAVAVSSIIARAMFLENLVQLGQLVGMNLPSGAGSKSDQVAASILKNYGMAGLNETAKLHFANTQKAQKLLK from the coding sequence ATGAACACTGTTGTACTAAAGGTATCTGCTCAGCAAAAACAAGCCATGATGGCTCACTATGACCGCTATCGGCAGACCAGCAAAAATCCTTACATAGAAGCATTTTTCAAACTGACCGGTGCCAGCCTGTCCATCTACACTTCTGGAAAAGTCGTTTTTCAGGGGGAAATGGCAGAGCAGGAAGCAGGGCTCTGGGGCTATGAGCCAGAAAGCTCTGGACAGACGACCATACCTGGTCAAAACCTGCCCATGATTGGTACCGATGAGGTTGGAAACGGGTCTTATTTTGGAGGTTTGGCAGTCGTTGCTAGTTTTGTCCGCCCAGAAGACCATGCCTTTCTCAAGTCGCTTGGTGTCGATGATTCCAAAAAAATGACAGACCAAAAAATCTGCCAAATCGCTCCTCTCTTAAAAGAGAAAATCCCCCACCAAGCTCTGCTATTGTCACCGAAAAAATACAACGAAGTCATCGAGCAAGGCTACAATGCGGTGTCTGTCAAGGTCGCCCTGCACAATCAGGCTATTTTCCTACTCTTGCAAAAGGGTGTCCAGCCTGAGAAGATTGTCATTGATGCCTTCACTTCCAGTCAAAATTATCAAAAGTACTTGAAGAAGGAAGCCAACCAATTTGCCAACCCCGTCACTCTAGAAGAAAAGGCTGAGGGCAGGTATCTGGCTGTGGCAGTATCTTCTATTATTGCTAGAGCTATGTTTTTAGAAAATCTTGTCCAGCTTGGTCAACTAGTTGGGATGAATCTGCCGTCTGGTGCAGGCAGTAAATCCGACCAAGTCGCAGCAAGCATCTTAAAAAACTATGGCATGGCTGGTCTCAATGAGACTGCAAAACTTCACTTTGCTAATACGCAAAAAGCACAAAAATTATTGAAATGA
- a CDS encoding Gfo/Idh/MocA family protein, which yields MEVQMKYKWATLGTGVIANELVQALQAMGGNLYSVANRTYDKGVEFAQKYGIEKVYREIDEVFEDPEVDIIYISTPHNTHIHYLRKALKAGKHVLCEKSITLNSEELAEAIQLAEENQVILAEAMTIFHMPIYRQLSEVVASGKLGDLKMIQMNFGSYKEYDMTNRFFNKNLAGGALLDIGVYALSFVRWFMTEKPNQVLSQVKLAPTGVDEQVGILLSNDAGQMATIALTLHAKQPKRGTIAYDKGYIELYEYPRGQKAVITYTEDGSQEVIEAGETAKALSYEVADMEKAVAGIENTMHLAYTQDVMDIMTQPRKEWGLVYPEEM from the coding sequence ATGGAAGTTCAAATGAAGTATAAATGGGCGACTCTGGGAACAGGTGTCATTGCCAACGAATTGGTTCAGGCCTTGCAGGCTATGGGAGGAAATCTTTATTCGGTAGCCAACCGTACCTATGACAAGGGTGTGGAATTTGCGCAAAAATATGGCATTGAGAAAGTTTATCGAGAAATCGATGAAGTGTTTGAGGATCCTGAAGTAGACATTATCTATATTTCTACGCCTCACAATACCCATATCCATTATTTGAGAAAGGCCTTGAAGGCTGGAAAGCATGTCCTCTGTGAAAAGTCTATTACGCTTAATTCAGAAGAATTAGCAGAAGCCATTCAACTGGCAGAAGAAAATCAGGTTATCCTGGCAGAAGCCATGACCATTTTCCACATGCCAATCTATCGTCAGTTGAGCGAAGTTGTTGCAAGTGGCAAGCTGGGAGATTTGAAGATGATTCAGATGAACTTTGGCAGCTACAAGGAATATGACATGACCAACCGCTTTTTCAATAAGAACTTGGCCGGCGGTGCCCTCTTGGATATTGGTGTCTACGCTCTGTCCTTTGTCCGTTGGTTTATGACTGAAAAGCCAAATCAGGTTTTATCTCAGGTTAAATTGGCTCCGACAGGTGTAGACGAGCAAGTAGGTATTTTGCTCAGTAATGATGCGGGTCAAATGGCGACCATCGCCCTGACCCTCCATGCCAAACAGCCAAAACGCGGAACGATTGCCTACGATAAAGGCTACATTGAGCTCTACGAGTATCCTCGTGGACAAAAGGCGGTTATTACCTATACTGAAGACGGTAGTCAAGAGGTCATCGAAGCGGGCGAGACAGCCAAGGCGCTATCTTATGAAGTGGCGGATATGGAAAAAGCTGTCGCAGGCATCGAAAACACCATGCACCTAGCCTACACCCAAGATGTCATGGATATCATGACCCAACCCCGTAAAGAATGGGGCTTGGTTTATCCTGAAGAAATGTAG
- a CDS encoding LysM peptidoglycan-binding domain-containing protein: MKRKRTNKPQHMRRKRKTPIMKNNKKMLYTSSLALSLFSTGMISTNVLAIEWAPRTVSEISPEIVQEEGRMTYTVRYGDTLSAIASAMNIDMDLLAKINQIADINLIFPDTVLTTTVDQNNQVTQVEIEAPVQGNTNETVQATVDLTTNQVTVEDTVVPLDQISSVTDLAPVEEVVEQPVVEAPVEEVVEQPVVEAPVEEVVEQPVVETPQVTALSTTTTSTSAYDVGLQPQVAAFRAEVANAFGITSFSGYRPGDSGDHGKGLAIDFMVPQSSALGDQVAAYAVANLASKNINYIIWKQRFYAPYDSIYGPAYTWNLMPDRGSVTENHYDHVHVSFN, encoded by the coding sequence ATGAAACGTAAGAGAACAAATAAACCACAACATATGCGTCGCAAGAGAAAAACACCTATCATGAAAAACAATAAGAAGATGTTATACACATCTTCATTGGCTCTTTCCCTATTTAGTACAGGGATGATTTCGACAAATGTTTTAGCCATCGAATGGGCTCCACGTACTGTTTCTGAAATTAGCCCAGAAATTGTACAAGAAGAAGGAAGGATGACCTATACTGTTCGGTATGGAGATACCCTATCTGCCATCGCCTCAGCTATGAATATTGATATGGACTTGCTGGCGAAAATAAATCAAATTGCAGATATCAACTTGATTTTCCCTGATACGGTACTGACGACGACTGTTGACCAAAACAATCAAGTGACTCAGGTTGAGATTGAAGCTCCTGTTCAGGGAAACACAAATGAGACCGTTCAGGCAACTGTTGACCTAACAACCAATCAAGTAACGGTTGAGGATACGGTTGTTCCGTTGGATCAAATTTCATCAGTTACCGACTTAGCGCCCGTAGAGGAGGTTGTAGAACAACCTGTGGTTGAGGCACCTGTAGAGGAAGTTGTAGAGCAGCCTGTAGTAGAAGCGCCTGTAGAGGAAGTTGTAGAACAGCCTGTAGTTGAAACTCCACAAGTGACAGCCCTATCAACCACTACAACAAGTACAAGTGCTTATGATGTCGGTTTGCAACCTCAGGTAGCAGCCTTCCGCGCAGAAGTGGCAAATGCCTTCGGTATTACTTCTTTCTCAGGTTACCGTCCTGGTGATTCTGGCGACCATGGTAAGGGATTGGCAATTGACTTTATGGTGCCACAAAGTTCAGCACTTGGGGATCAAGTGGCGGCTTATGCAGTTGCAAACTTAGCTTCTAAAAATATCAACTACATCATTTGGAAACAGCGCTTCTATGCGCCGTATGACAGTATCTATGGTCCAGCCTATACATGGAACCTGATGCCAGACCGTGGTAGCGTTACTGAAAACCACTACGATCATGTGCATGTATCTTTTAATTAG
- a CDS encoding IS110 family transposase — MFHFTTLFIGMDVHKESFSLCYYDMMANQFKHSTKVGPNVSYIVNYVNELRRLYGQDAEVLCGYEAGCLGFTLYHQLQAHGIPCIVMAPTTVMKEGSKRVKTDKKDAAQLAKALAFRSYRPVHIPTVEDEQVKEYIRMRTDHKVALKKIKQQILAFCLRHDFRYTEGSSNWTQKHVRWLRSLNPDGLYAEILTEYLLTYEKLVDQIERYDARIEQLGQSDSYQEKVSRLSCFIGIKTLTALSIVTEIGDFNRFATAQHFASYLGLTPSENSSGDKERRGAITKAGNSHVRRLLIEAAQSLAKGTIGYKSKELKRRQSGNRVEVIAYADKANERLRRRYRTLVLGKNKKQNVAKTAIARELSGFIWGMMTGRIA; from the coding sequence ATGTTTCATTTTACCACACTTTTCATCGGAATGGATGTTCACAAAGAAAGTTTTTCACTCTGCTATTATGATATGATGGCGAATCAATTCAAACATAGCACTAAAGTTGGTCCAAATGTTAGCTATATTGTGAACTATGTGAATGAGCTTCGTCGTTTATATGGTCAAGATGCAGAAGTGTTATGTGGCTACGAAGCCGGATGTCTTGGATTTACCCTATATCACCAGCTACAAGCTCACGGGATTCCCTGTATCGTGATGGCGCCTACAACGGTGATGAAGGAAGGATCTAAGCGTGTTAAGACTGATAAAAAAGATGCAGCTCAGCTCGCAAAAGCTCTGGCCTTTCGTAGCTATCGGCCTGTTCATATTCCTACTGTTGAGGATGAACAAGTCAAAGAATATATCCGCATGAGAACAGACCACAAAGTGGCTCTGAAGAAAATCAAACAACAAATTCTTGCCTTCTGTCTCCGACATGATTTTCGCTATACCGAGGGAAGCAGTAATTGGACACAGAAACATGTCCGCTGGCTCCGTTCCCTAAATCCTGATGGACTTTACGCAGAGATTTTGACAGAATATCTATTGACCTATGAGAAATTAGTAGATCAAATAGAACGGTATGATGCACGAATTGAGCAACTGGGTCAAAGCGACAGTTACCAAGAGAAGGTCTCACGGCTTTCTTGCTTTATTGGCATTAAAACACTAACTGCTCTTTCCATTGTGACAGAAATCGGTGATTTTAATCGCTTTGCGACAGCTCAACATTTTGCTTCTTATCTTGGGCTAACTCCTAGCGAAAATTCTAGCGGCGACAAGGAGAGAAGAGGTGCTATCACCAAAGCTGGGAATAGCCATGTGAGACGACTTCTGATAGAAGCTGCACAATCATTGGCTAAGGGGACGATTGGGTATAAATCCAAAGAATTGAAAAGGAGACAAAGTGGAAACCGAGTGGAGGTGATTGCTTATGCGGATAAGGCTAATGAACGCTTAAGAAGACGTTATCGCACACTTGTTCTAGGAAAAAATAAGAAACAAAATGTTGCTAAAACAGCTATTGCACGAGAATTGTCTGGTTTTATTTGGGGGATGATGACAGGAAGAATAGCTTGA
- a CDS encoding SpaA isopeptide-forming pilin-related protein, with product MKKVRYFFSSFLLLVLCLDIIRLPITIFSESVSATTPLTIRTKYLEHLKEDGQKLAIKLDTSQKQLDRLDVIVQIEEGVDISKGLSLVVQNELELESQLDEQGVPKEKLPPGFVKDEDYREEDVPKEFPEQEVAPTVATQDSLEASLPVYGLGYYSIKIKPEPERHIEWKVDEEKPERRYEEILLRLKIKKPLQTGQFMAVLSSDYKTILTEDWKTFEELVKRNSIEMVTDSVASDTEQPIPETSESTSDNTQSNPVPEGEEVIQEEQALAIQTANLRLVLREHEEGVLQPSKPIAGAEFSISSVENPEISYNGRTDEQGILDWKDLPLGEYQVSQITSVEGFEVASVQDISLQAEQDTILQIFNYRRQELPSAEGTSIRRVRMRRSADTPTTGTITVQLREYANNTVTTTGIQGSRFEIRGVTDPRFVREATTDNAGNLTISGIPFGEYEVVQMTTPDAYRLATLSSRVTLTANKQTGVVTFSNVRKNSATTSGPIPTGGRTSTTLRLTVVSSEDERTPIANASFLVTGSSGVRQTITTNAQGLATLSGLTQGSYTITQISSPEGYMASPKDGKFEIPPPRNEYAEFVDVKFLNNPYDVETYGKLFVSVFDNQNRSQTVPNVKLRLTDDLGNTYVGVSDSNGQLVFKNLSKERTYEVKIIEAPYEYELTGTILEGNIRLDPLTNSKQQNMYLPRKQFNRLTIVNHEAGDSAIPIQGSRFRLVHPDGSSREFTITNTNGVYEVDLPLSTDRDYMLYQLSTDNNHQVYAEPIAISIGRPSTIYVPNKLKNPASAKVSVTFTKEWADRPASNQQVVVRLMRNGEVYGQGQQFTLNSSGGTQTKTFTDLPKYDNNHETYNYSVKEDPVSDWYADYQETGHNQWKIINYEGSLTGTCSADPNAPAILWVATENAAHMLVNGVTLTKTILFPTNQGSNTYGYGIAYDRTRGYIYGVNQDGRVAVMDTHKGTNGSLVRLATLGGQRNGQLVPLSEITHSERNEDGKHIHPDFRKVNSMETTVDGKYLLVKILADPNIYMYRLSDLVDPSGRGLVAPVRKLDARFPLKANANTYTGVSDGDIIQYDNGDILFTGHENLFHVGALSAPVRANYYFFLMKYNGPRDGNGKATDVSQGTYERPIRVGSFRVPGQVNSFWDGMNQDTSIEGISYVDRFQRLFVTSVIQPRGGGTPIKTVGTLNPTRGRTERLPNRDTNENTVFEFSPLPNTQANNISSSTFTDMTGGARELCNPEIIIRGSKSWLGDTEADRPASVQVQLLADGQPYVYPDGASNTRTLTSANGWRYEFGNLPKTNNQGARIVYSVRELNPPSNYLSTVTDYSITNTLIKGGFTLKKTNADKSQSLSGARFSLWNSDKTKLVASSSETNAEGLVSFTGLAAGTYYLIEEQAPEDYQAAATEYRVVGTVNQTSKRVEFQIYQGSSLLEKSGDHWIVKNTKPGFKIKLVKIDASTGQKIASSTRFAIVNSQGQTINGQVSSFTNGEYLFTNSNSLFQAGTYYLKEETAPAGYERLTGLIPITIKSDGSVVVNTAHQGLVDGHSTQVTGVADTVEIRVRNQRSPKKFILTKRSKGIEDQGAFITSSVSFRLTKDGDTSFTPIEKTANANTNFVFDGLREGIYTLEETSPPQGYVKDKAVYKVEVGASEIKIYTQQKSKSNQSSVF from the coding sequence ATGAAAAAGGTAAGATACTTTTTTAGTTCTTTCTTATTACTTGTTCTATGTCTGGATATTATTCGGCTACCGATAACAATTTTTTCGGAATCAGTTAGTGCTACAACGCCACTAACCATTCGGACTAAGTATCTAGAACATCTGAAGGAAGATGGTCAAAAGCTGGCCATTAAGCTAGATACCAGTCAAAAGCAGCTCGATAGGCTAGATGTGATTGTCCAGATTGAAGAGGGAGTAGACATCAGCAAGGGGCTTAGCTTGGTAGTCCAGAATGAGCTGGAACTGGAAAGTCAGCTGGATGAGCAAGGGGTTCCAAAGGAAAAACTTCCACCAGGTTTTGTCAAGGATGAAGACTATCGTGAAGAAGATGTGCCCAAGGAATTTCCTGAGCAGGAAGTTGCCCCAACTGTTGCAACACAGGATTCTCTAGAAGCTTCCTTGCCTGTATATGGTCTAGGCTATTACTCCATCAAAATCAAGCCAGAGCCTGAACGCCATATAGAGTGGAAGGTAGATGAAGAGAAGCCTGAGCGGAGATACGAGGAAATTCTGCTACGCTTGAAGATAAAGAAGCCGCTACAAACTGGTCAATTTATGGCCGTTCTGTCATCAGATTATAAGACCATCTTAACAGAAGACTGGAAAACATTTGAAGAATTGGTCAAAAGGAATAGTATAGAGATGGTGACTGATTCCGTAGCCTCCGATACCGAGCAGCCAATTCCAGAAACTTCTGAATCTACTTCTGACAACACGCAGTCTAATCCAGTACCTGAAGGCGAAGAGGTGATACAAGAAGAACAAGCTTTAGCCATTCAAACAGCTAATCTACGCTTGGTATTACGAGAACATGAAGAAGGTGTCTTGCAACCTAGCAAGCCCATCGCAGGTGCGGAGTTTTCTATTAGCTCTGTAGAAAATCCAGAAATAAGTTATAACGGCCGCACTGATGAGCAGGGGATTTTAGACTGGAAAGACTTACCTTTGGGTGAGTATCAAGTGAGTCAAATCACTTCGGTAGAAGGCTTTGAAGTTGCATCTGTTCAAGATATTTCCCTACAGGCTGAGCAGGATACTATCTTACAGATTTTCAATTATAGAAGACAAGAATTGCCATCGGCAGAGGGAACGAGTATAAGAAGAGTTCGTATGAGGAGGTCAGCGGATACTCCGACAACAGGAACCATTACTGTTCAGCTACGAGAATATGCCAATAATACTGTAACGACAACAGGTATCCAAGGCTCACGCTTTGAAATCCGTGGAGTGACAGATCCTCGGTTTGTCAGAGAAGCGACGACAGACAATGCCGGAAACCTCACTATATCAGGGATTCCGTTTGGTGAGTACGAAGTCGTCCAGATGACTACACCAGATGCTTATCGGTTGGCGACTCTTTCCAGTAGAGTGACTCTAACAGCTAATAAACAAACAGGCGTAGTTACTTTTTCAAATGTTCGTAAGAATAGTGCGACTACATCGGGACCGATTCCTACAGGTGGGCGCACCAGCACCACCTTGCGTCTGACAGTTGTCTCTAGTGAAGATGAGCGGACACCAATCGCGAACGCTTCTTTCCTTGTGACGGGGAGCAGCGGTGTGAGACAGACTATCACAACCAATGCCCAAGGTCTAGCAACTCTCTCAGGTCTGACCCAGGGGAGTTACACCATTACACAGATTAGTAGTCCAGAAGGCTATATGGCCTCTCCAAAGGATGGTAAATTTGAGATTCCACCTCCTCGTAATGAGTATGCAGAATTTGTGGATGTCAAATTCCTCAACAACCCCTATGATGTTGAAACCTATGGCAAGCTATTTGTCAGTGTTTTCGATAACCAAAACCGTTCGCAGACGGTTCCAAATGTCAAGTTACGCTTGACGGACGATTTGGGCAATACCTACGTGGGTGTGTCAGATAGCAATGGGCAGCTGGTCTTCAAAAACCTTTCAAAAGAGCGAACCTATGAGGTCAAGATTATAGAGGCACCTTATGAGTATGAGTTGACGGGAACGATTTTGGAAGGCAATATCCGTCTTGATCCATTGACCAATAGCAAACAGCAGAATATGTATCTCCCAAGAAAACAGTTTAACCGATTGACCATCGTCAACCATGAGGCTGGGGACTCTGCTATCCCTATACAAGGTTCTCGTTTCCGCTTGGTTCACCCGGATGGTTCCAGTCGAGAGTTTACCATTACGAACACCAACGGAGTTTATGAAGTTGACTTGCCTTTGTCTACGGACAGGGACTACATGCTCTACCAACTCTCCACCGATAACAACCATCAGGTCTATGCAGAACCGATTGCTATTTCAATCGGTCGTCCATCAACCATTTATGTACCCAATAAGCTGAAAAATCCAGCAAGTGCAAAAGTTAGTGTCACATTCACAAAAGAGTGGGCCGATAGACCTGCTTCCAATCAGCAAGTTGTCGTCCGTTTGATGCGAAATGGAGAAGTCTATGGACAGGGACAACAGTTCACCCTCAATTCAAGTGGTGGAACACAGACCAAGACATTTACCGATCTGCCTAAATATGATAACAACCATGAAACCTATAACTATTCTGTCAAGGAGGATCCTGTTTCCGACTGGTATGCAGATTATCAGGAAACGGGTCACAATCAATGGAAAATCATCAACTATGAAGGCTCCCTGACGGGTACATGTAGTGCAGACCCGAATGCTCCAGCGATTTTATGGGTAGCAACGGAGAATGCTGCACATATGTTGGTAAATGGTGTGACGCTGACCAAAACAATACTCTTTCCGACCAATCAGGGTAGCAATACCTATGGCTACGGGATAGCCTATGACCGAACAAGAGGTTATATCTACGGTGTCAACCAAGATGGTAGAGTTGCAGTTATGGATACCCATAAGGGGACCAATGGCTCTCTGGTCCGCCTGGCTACCCTGGGTGGTCAGCGAAATGGTCAATTGGTTCCCCTATCAGAAATAACCCACTCAGAGCGAAATGAAGATGGCAAGCACATCCATCCTGATTTCCGAAAGGTCAATTCCATGGAAACGACGGTGGATGGTAAGTACCTGCTGGTCAAGATTTTAGCAGACCCTAATATCTACATGTACCGTCTTAGTGATTTGGTTGATCCTTCTGGCAGGGGACTTGTAGCTCCAGTCAGAAAGTTGGATGCCCGCTTCCCTCTCAAGGCCAATGCCAATACCTACACAGGGGTATCGGATGGGGACATCATCCAGTATGATAATGGGGACATTCTCTTTACAGGTCACGAAAATCTCTTCCATGTTGGAGCGCTTTCTGCCCCAGTTCGGGCCAATTATTACTTTTTCCTCATGAAGTACAATGGTCCAAGAGATGGCAATGGCAAGGCTACGGATGTCTCACAAGGTACCTATGAACGGCCGATACGAGTCGGAAGTTTTCGTGTACCCGGTCAAGTCAATTCCTTTTGGGATGGCATGAACCAAGATACCTCTATTGAGGGTATTTCTTACGTAGACAGATTTCAGCGTCTATTTGTCACATCTGTTATTCAACCAAGAGGCGGTGGCACACCAATCAAAACAGTAGGAACGCTTAATCCTACTAGGGGAAGGACAGAGCGTTTGCCAAATCGTGATACGAATGAGAACACGGTATTTGAATTTAGTCCACTTCCTAATACACAAGCCAATAACATTTCAAGCTCTACCTTTACCGATATGACAGGTGGAGCAAGGGAGCTGTGTAACCCAGAAATCATCATCCGTGGTTCCAAGTCTTGGCTAGGTGACACGGAGGCGGATCGACCTGCCTCTGTCCAAGTGCAGTTGTTGGCAGACGGTCAACCCTATGTCTATCCTGATGGGGCAAGTAATACTCGCACCTTGACCTCTGCCAATGGTTGGAGATATGAATTTGGCAACCTACCTAAAACCAATAACCAAGGGGCAAGAATCGTTTATAGTGTCAGGGAACTTAATCCACCATCTAACTACCTGTCAACAGTCACAGACTACAGCATTACCAATACCCTCATCAAGGGAGGCTTCACCCTTAAGAAAACCAATGCAGATAAAAGCCAGTCATTATCTGGGGCACGATTTAGCTTGTGGAATAGTGACAAGACCAAGTTAGTGGCTAGTTCCAGCGAAACCAATGCAGAAGGTTTGGTATCCTTCACAGGCCTGGCAGCAGGCACCTACTATCTAATAGAGGAACAGGCACCAGAAGACTATCAAGCAGCTGCCACAGAATACCGCGTGGTCGGAACAGTCAATCAAACCAGCAAACGAGTGGAATTCCAAATTTACCAAGGCAGTAGTCTGCTAGAAAAATCAGGTGATCATTGGATTGTCAAAAACACCAAGCCAGGCTTTAAAATCAAGCTGGTCAAGATTGATGCTTCAACTGGTCAGAAGATTGCAAGTTCTACCCGCTTTGCCATTGTCAACAGCCAAGGGCAGACCATCAATGGACAGGTTTCATCCTTTACAAATGGCGAATACCTATTTACCAATAGCAATAGTCTTTTCCAAGCAGGTACGTATTACCTGAAAGAAGAAACAGCGCCAGCAGGCTACGAGCGATTGACGGGTCTGATTCCGATTACTATCAAGTCCGATGGTTCTGTAGTGGTAAATACGGCTCATCAAGGTTTGGTTGATGGTCACAGCACTCAGGTGACAGGTGTAGCAGATACTGTTGAAATCCGTGTCCGCAACCAAAGAAGTCCTAAGAAATTTATCCTGACCAAGCGGAGCAAGGGGATTGAGGATCAGGGAGCCTTTATCACTAGCAGTGTCAGCTTCCGACTGACTAAGGACGGTGATACCAGCTTCACTCCGATAGAAAAGACAGCCAATGCCAATACCAACTTTGTATTTGACGGTTTGAGAGAAGGCATTTACACCCTTGAAGAAACCAGTCCACCACAAGGCTATGTCAAGGACAAGGCTGTTTACAAGGTTGAGGTTGGGGCTAGTGAAATCAAGATTTATACTCAACAAAAATCAAAATCAAACCAATCAAGTGTTTTTTAA
- a CDS encoding DeoR/GlpR family DNA-binding transcription regulator translates to MNKRERLEEITRLVNKKGTVRISEIVELLNVTDMTVRRDFIELEEQGVLTKIHGGARSNKAFQYREYSHSEKHIQNKEAKQEIAERAAQLIEDGDTVFLGPGTTVAFLAEAIKNPRLTVITNCMPVFTILSQKKTEDFQVFLLGGEYRQVTESFVGEITNTSLEKMRFSKIFFSGNGLKGTDVMTSTLAEAYTQNIAIKHSLEKYLLLDASKIGKDDFTSFCDLNDITALVTDMNAKDENYQLLSKHIEIITTKS, encoded by the coding sequence ATGAATAAACGAGAACGATTAGAAGAAATTACACGTTTGGTAAATAAAAAAGGTACGGTTCGAATTTCTGAGATTGTTGAATTGCTAAATGTTACTGATATGACAGTTCGACGTGATTTTATTGAATTGGAAGAGCAGGGGGTCTTAACCAAAATCCATGGCGGTGCTAGAAGTAATAAGGCTTTTCAATATCGGGAATATTCCCATTCTGAGAAACACATTCAAAATAAGGAAGCCAAGCAAGAGATAGCAGAAAGGGCGGCACAACTGATAGAAGATGGAGACACGGTATTTTTAGGTCCAGGAACAACAGTGGCCTTTCTGGCTGAGGCCATTAAAAATCCTCGTCTAACTGTCATCACAAACTGTATGCCTGTTTTTACCATCTTATCACAAAAAAAGACAGAGGATTTTCAAGTCTTTCTTCTTGGAGGAGAATATCGCCAAGTGACAGAATCTTTTGTAGGAGAAATTACCAATACAAGTTTAGAAAAAATGCGATTCAGCAAAATTTTCTTTTCAGGTAACGGACTTAAGGGAACGGATGTCATGACCTCTACCCTAGCCGAAGCCTATACGCAAAATATTGCCATCAAACATTCTTTAGAAAAATATCTTCTGCTAGATGCCTCAAAAATTGGAAAAGATGATTTTACTTCCTTTTGTGATTTGAATGATATAACTGCTCTAGTGACAGACATGAATGCAAAGGATGAAAATTACCAATTATTAAGTAAGCACATCGAAATTATCACTACAAAATCATAA
- the lacA gene encoding galactose-6-phosphate isomerase subunit LacA, giving the protein MTIIIGADPAGSKLKDVIKDYLLEKSYDFKDVSDGSDFVDTTLAVVAEVNQQEGNLGIVIDAYGVGPFMTATKVKGIIAAEVSDERSAYMTRGHNNSRIITIGSEIVGEGIAKNIVKGFVEGEYDGGRHQIRVDMLNKMC; this is encoded by the coding sequence ATGACAATCATTATCGGTGCTGATCCAGCGGGTTCAAAACTAAAAGACGTTATTAAAGATTATTTGCTAGAAAAATCATATGACTTTAAAGATGTCAGTGATGGAAGTGATTTTGTTGATACAACTTTGGCAGTAGTTGCAGAAGTTAACCAACAGGAAGGAAATCTTGGCATTGTGATTGATGCTTATGGTGTTGGTCCATTTATGACCGCAACTAAAGTCAAAGGCATAATCGCTGCAGAAGTTTCAGACGAACGTTCTGCCTATATGACAAGAGGACACAACAATTCGCGTATTATTACAATCGGTAGTGAGATTGTAGGAGAGGGAATTGCTAAAAATATCGTTAAAGGATTTGTTGAAGGTGAGTATGATGGTGGCCGTCACCAAATTCGTGTTGATATGCTAAATAAAATGTGCTAA